A segment of the Bacteroidales bacterium genome:
AACCTGATTTGGAAGTATATTTTACCCGCTTTTAAATAACATGAGAAGCTATTCGAGTTACAAAGTCCTGTTCACTGATATAAGGTTCTGGATCTTGATTTTCTTTCTGATCCGTTTGATTGGAATCACAAATCCACCACTGGAGATTGGACATAACTGGAGACAATGTCTCACCAATATGGTAGCCAGGAATTTCCTGGAAACAGATGCCAATATACTATATCCAAGGATAGATATGGGTGGCAATCGAACAGGGATCATAGGTACAGAATTTCCCTTATTTAACTACCTCATCTACCTGGTTTCACTGCTTTTCGACTATACTCACTGGTATGGCAGGCTTATAAACCTGGTAGTTTCAAGTATTGGAATTTATTACTTCAGCAAACTGGTAGAATTGTTAACTGACAAAAAAACAGCCCTGTATTCAGGAATTATTTTGTTATCCTCCATCTGGTTTGCTTTTTCAAGGAAAATAATGCCTGATACTTTCAGTGTTGCCCTCGTCATCATCGGGCTTTATGCTGGATTCCAGTTTCTTCTGACAGGAAAAGCCCGGAGCCTTATTTTTTACTTCTTTTTTATCACACTGGGTATGTTATGCAAGATCCCGGCATTAAGCCTGGTTTCTGTCGTTGGTTTAGTACTGATTATCAAGCAGATAGAAATAACCAGAAAGATTCTCATTGTATCTGTCACAGCCTTAAGTGTCCTGGTAGTCAGCAGTTGGTATTTCTATTGGGTTCCCTACCTGGTAGATACCTATCGATACCAGTTATATTTTCCGAAAGGGTTTGCAGAAGGGTTTATGGAAATAACCCCGTTAATCCCTGAATTCCTTGAGAAGTTCTATTTCAGTTCCCTGAATTCTTACATAGCTTTCGGATTTTTCCTGGCAGGAATATTCTTTCTTATCCGGAAAAACAACCTTTTACTAAATTCAGGCTTACTGGTGATTACCGGCATCTTCCTCGTTTTTACTTTGAAAACTGGTTCCGTATTTCCATTACATAACTATTATATTATTCCGTTTACTCCAATTATGGCTTTCATAGCAGGATTCGGACTAAAACAAATTCCAGGCAAATTCGGCATATTTATACTCCTCCTTATAGCCATTGAAGGGATTGCCAACCAGCAACATGACTTCTTTATCAATAAAAAGGAAACTTACAAACCCGGACTGGAACAAATCGTCCAAAAGCATATTCCGGAGCAACAAAAAATCCTGATCAATGGCGGTCCTTCTCCCCAGGAAATTTACTTCGCTCACAGGAAAGGCTG
Coding sequences within it:
- a CDS encoding glycosyltransferase family 39 protein — its product is MRSYSSYKVLFTDIRFWILIFFLIRLIGITNPPLEIGHNWRQCLTNMVARNFLETDANILYPRIDMGGNRTGIIGTEFPLFNYLIYLVSLLFDYTHWYGRLINLVVSSIGIYYFSKLVELLTDKKTALYSGIILLSSIWFAFSRKIMPDTFSVALVIIGLYAGFQFLLTGKARSLIFYFFFITLGMLCKIPALSLVSVVGLVLIIKQIEITRKILIVSVTALSVLVVSSWYFYWVPYLVDTYRYQLYFPKGFAEGFMEITPLIPEFLEKFYFSSLNSYIAFGFFLAGIFFLIRKNNLLLNSGLLVITGIFLVFTLKTGSVFPLHNYYIIPFTPIMAFIAGFGLKQIPGKFGIFILLLIAIEGIANQQHDFFINKKETYKPGLEQIVQKHIPEQQKILINGGPSPQEIYFAHRKGWTSDNSILSVPKLDSLAKLGAAFLVINKHTYPDHFGYYPLIFDDNDYSIYRLKKNN